The Lewinellaceae bacterium genome includes a region encoding these proteins:
- the gltB gene encoding glutamate synthase large subunit produces the protein MTTEKGGLYVPQMEKDSCGIGLIANLERKKSHKLVQDALTMLHNMQHRGALGADPNTGDGAGILLEVPHEFFVSECQKLGFELPEYSKYGVGMVFFPKHENLTEQCRLLLNDYIDEVGFELLGYRPVPVDNSNLGQAVLDTEPNMEQVFVKPKTDLEPRELERKLFILRKYAAHNIFKILPQSRDLYYITSFSYKTIIYKGQLTTFQLRSYFRDLDDPMFTSCLALVHSRFSTNTVPKWKLAQPFRYMAHNGEINTITGNLNWWKSKESQLESNYFSNDEFEMLQPICGGNLSDSGNFDNALEFLTFNGYSLPHAMMMMIPEAWEHDPNMEDYKKAFYEYHKTIMEPWDGPASICFTDGILVGATLDRNGLRPSRYLLTEDNTLILASEAGVIDIDPSKIVLKGRLQPGKILIADLNENRIIGDKELKNVICRRLPYRDWLADHRLLLKDLPVIRNESQVEVDRKTLIKNQLLHGYSRESIDIMLEAMIKGGTDPIGSMGADFPLAVLSHKPQHVANYFKQLFAQVTNPPIDPIRERSVMSLFSMLGGSKNILRPETEHAAYIHLESPILTNHDLAKVKFIYHNNFRSNAIKILFNADGQKGRLKAALDHICASAEDFVRNGSNILVLSDRSADAFHAPIPSLLAVGAIHHHLVSAGLRSRTSIVVEAGDIYETHHVATLIGYGASAVNPYLAFSGIAGLKKNNIFDSGKSLDDLIYIYKKAVEKGLLKIMSKIGISTLQSYQGAQIFEVLGLSEEVTDFCFRGSVSRINGLSFDDLAREALERHNRAFPKKSLPDTPMLDEGGVFQWKRRGEAHLFTPQSIHLLQLSTRTNDYETYKQYAKVINNQSEKAITLRSLLEFRKGNPIPIEEVESVENILKRFATGAMSFGSISHEAHSTLAIAMNRIGGKSNSGEGGEDESRFEWHENGDSESSAIKQVASGRFGVTSNYLSNARELQIKMAQGAKPGEGGQLPGHKVNDWIGRVRHSTPGVGLISPPPHHDIYSIEDLAQLIFDLKNANRKARINVKLVSKAGVGIIASGVAKAHADAILISGHDGGTGASPLSSIRHTGLPWELGVAESHQTLVRNNLRERVVLQTDGQLRTGRDLAIATLLGAEEWGVATAALVVEGCIMMRKCHLNTCPVGIATQDEDLRKRFDGKVEYVINFFTFLANDLREYMAKLGFRSINEMVGKVEMLRFKKDRPHWKLKGLDLSPILYKETENPDVVQYKAIEQDHGLENVLDRTLIKAAQPALDNKDQVKLNFDIRNTDRSVGAMLSNEVSKKYGSAGLPEDTIDFHFRGSAGQSFGAFCAQGIKLTVEGEANDYFGKGLSGARLIAVPDRTAKFVPSENIIIGNVAFYGATSGEAYINGMAGERFCVRNSGATAIIEGIGDHGCEYMTGGLVIVLGETGKNFAAGMSGGVAYIYNPDGSFEKNLNTEMVSLDPMLEEDFRLLEKMIGNHAKYTGSKQAQRMLNGWEAYCRCFVKVMPEEYRKALENNKTKEIIGVKG, from the coding sequence ATGACTACTGAAAAGGGGGGCTTATACGTACCACAAATGGAGAAAGACTCCTGTGGTATAGGGCTTATTGCGAATTTGGAGCGAAAGAAAAGCCATAAACTGGTGCAGGATGCCCTGACCATGTTGCACAATATGCAGCATCGCGGTGCCCTGGGAGCCGATCCAAATACAGGAGATGGAGCAGGGATTTTACTGGAGGTCCCTCATGAATTTTTTGTGAGTGAATGTCAGAAACTGGGCTTTGAACTCCCGGAGTATTCAAAATATGGTGTTGGGATGGTTTTCTTTCCAAAACATGAAAACCTTACCGAGCAGTGCCGGTTGTTGTTGAACGATTATATTGACGAGGTGGGATTTGAATTATTGGGGTACCGCCCCGTTCCGGTGGATAATTCAAACCTGGGTCAGGCCGTTCTCGATACTGAGCCGAATATGGAGCAGGTATTTGTAAAACCCAAAACAGACCTGGAGCCCCGTGAATTAGAACGAAAACTCTTCATCCTCCGGAAATATGCTGCGCACAATATTTTCAAGATCCTTCCTCAATCAAGGGATCTCTATTATATCACCTCATTTTCTTACAAAACCATTATTTACAAGGGGCAACTGACGACTTTTCAACTCAGGTCTTATTTCAGGGATCTGGATGATCCTATGTTTACCTCTTGCCTGGCACTGGTTCATTCTCGTTTTTCAACGAATACGGTGCCAAAATGGAAACTGGCCCAGCCATTCCGTTATATGGCCCATAATGGGGAAATCAATACCATAACCGGTAATCTCAATTGGTGGAAATCCAAGGAGTCTCAGCTGGAGTCTAATTATTTTTCCAATGATGAATTTGAAATGCTGCAGCCCATCTGTGGCGGAAACCTTTCCGATTCCGGTAATTTCGATAATGCGCTGGAGTTTTTGACTTTTAACGGTTATTCCCTTCCTCACGCTATGATGATGATGATTCCCGAAGCCTGGGAGCATGATCCGAATATGGAGGACTACAAAAAAGCCTTTTACGAATACCACAAAACCATTATGGAACCCTGGGATGGTCCGGCTTCCATTTGTTTTACCGATGGTATCCTTGTTGGAGCAACACTCGACAGAAACGGCCTGAGGCCTTCGAGATACCTGCTCACAGAAGATAATACCCTTATCCTTGCTTCTGAAGCCGGAGTCATCGATATTGATCCGTCGAAAATTGTGCTCAAAGGCCGGCTGCAGCCGGGTAAAATATTGATTGCCGACCTGAATGAAAATCGCATCATCGGTGATAAAGAACTCAAGAATGTGATTTGCCGAAGATTGCCCTATCGCGACTGGTTGGCAGACCATCGTTTATTGCTAAAGGATCTGCCTGTCATCAGGAATGAGAGCCAGGTGGAAGTGGATCGGAAGACCTTGATCAAAAACCAGCTGTTGCACGGGTATTCCAGGGAATCCATTGATATCATGCTCGAAGCGATGATCAAAGGTGGAACGGATCCCATTGGCTCAATGGGGGCAGATTTTCCCCTGGCGGTTTTGTCTCACAAACCACAGCATGTAGCCAATTACTTCAAGCAATTGTTTGCCCAGGTCACCAACCCGCCTATCGATCCCATTAGGGAACGCTCGGTGATGTCGTTGTTCAGTATGCTTGGAGGATCGAAAAATATTCTGCGCCCGGAGACCGAACATGCGGCCTATATCCATCTTGAAAGCCCGATTCTTACGAATCACGACCTGGCTAAAGTGAAATTCATTTACCATAATAATTTCCGGAGCAATGCCATCAAGATTCTTTTTAATGCCGATGGACAAAAGGGGCGCTTGAAGGCTGCACTGGATCATATTTGTGCCAGTGCCGAGGACTTCGTCAGGAACGGCAGCAATATCCTGGTGTTGAGCGACAGAAGTGCCGATGCTTTCCATGCACCGATTCCCTCCCTCCTGGCGGTAGGAGCCATCCACCATCATCTCGTGAGTGCCGGGCTGAGGAGCAGAACGTCCATCGTGGTGGAAGCCGGAGATATTTATGAAACCCATCACGTGGCCACCTTGATTGGCTACGGGGCTTCGGCCGTTAACCCATACCTGGCTTTTTCAGGGATTGCGGGGTTGAAGAAAAACAATATTTTTGACTCCGGAAAATCATTGGATGACCTGATTTATATTTATAAAAAAGCAGTAGAAAAAGGGTTGTTGAAAATAATGTCTAAAATCGGGATATCAACCCTTCAGTCTTACCAGGGAGCACAGATCTTTGAAGTATTGGGACTGAGCGAAGAAGTCACTGACTTTTGTTTCCGGGGATCAGTATCCCGGATCAACGGACTCTCCTTTGATGACCTGGCCAGGGAAGCACTGGAAAGACACAACAGGGCATTTCCCAAAAAGAGCCTGCCGGATACCCCCATGCTGGATGAAGGGGGCGTTTTCCAGTGGAAAAGAAGGGGAGAAGCCCACTTGTTTACCCCACAGAGCATTCATCTATTGCAATTGTCAACCCGCACCAATGATTACGAAACGTATAAACAATACGCCAAAGTCATCAATAATCAGAGTGAAAAAGCCATCACTTTACGCAGTCTCCTGGAGTTTCGTAAAGGCAATCCCATTCCGATAGAGGAGGTGGAAAGTGTTGAAAATATTCTCAAACGATTTGCCACGGGAGCCATGTCTTTTGGATCCATTTCTCATGAAGCACACAGTACCCTGGCTATTGCGATGAACAGGATTGGGGGGAAAAGTAACAGCGGAGAAGGCGGAGAGGATGAAAGTCGTTTTGAATGGCACGAAAATGGGGATTCCGAGAGTTCAGCCATTAAGCAGGTGGCTTCAGGACGTTTCGGCGTGACGAGTAATTACCTTTCCAATGCCCGGGAATTGCAGATAAAAATGGCTCAAGGCGCCAAGCCGGGAGAAGGCGGACAATTGCCGGGGCACAAAGTCAACGACTGGATCGGCCGCGTCAGGCATTCTACCCCAGGCGTAGGGTTGATCTCACCGCCACCGCACCACGATATTTATTCCATTGAGGACCTGGCTCAACTGATCTTTGACTTAAAAAATGCAAACCGTAAAGCGCGCATTAACGTAAAACTCGTTTCCAAAGCAGGAGTTGGAATCATTGCCTCCGGAGTGGCGAAAGCCCACGCGGATGCTATTTTGATCTCCGGCCATGACGGAGGAACCGGAGCTTCTCCCTTGTCATCCATCAGGCATACCGGATTGCCCTGGGAATTGGGGGTTGCCGAATCCCACCAGACTTTGGTGAGAAATAACCTCAGGGAACGGGTGGTACTCCAAACCGACGGTCAGCTCAGAACGGGCCGCGACCTGGCCATTGCGACCCTTCTGGGCGCTGAGGAGTGGGGCGTTGCTACAGCAGCCCTCGTGGTTGAGGGATGCATTATGATGCGAAAATGTCACCTCAATACCTGTCCGGTGGGGATTGCCACCCAGGATGAGGACCTGCGGAAAAGGTTTGACGGTAAAGTGGAATACGTCATCAACTTCTTTACCTTTTTGGCCAACGATCTTAGAGAGTATATGGCCAAACTTGGATTTCGTTCCATCAATGAAATGGTTGGAAAAGTGGAGATGCTTCGTTTTAAAAAGGATAGACCACACTGGAAATTAAAAGGGCTTGATCTCAGCCCGATACTCTATAAAGAAACTGAAAATCCTGATGTGGTGCAGTACAAAGCCATAGAACAGGATCATGGATTGGAAAATGTGCTGGACAGAACACTGATTAAAGCGGCTCAGCCTGCCCTGGATAACAAGGATCAGGTGAAGTTAAACTTTGATATCCGAAATACCGATCGTTCGGTGGGCGCTATGCTTTCTAACGAGGTTTCCAAAAAATACGGAAGTGCGGGATTGCCGGAAGATACCATCGATTTTCACTTTCGCGGATCCGCAGGACAGAGTTTTGGGGCTTTTTGTGCCCAGGGCATCAAGTTGACCGTCGAAGGGGAAGCCAACGATTATTTCGGCAAGGGGCTTTCGGGTGCCCGACTGATCGCCGTGCCTGACCGTACTGCTAAATTCGTGCCGAGTGAGAATATTATTATTGGAAACGTAGCCTTTTACGGGGCTACCTCCGGAGAGGCTTATATCAACGGGATGGCGGGAGAAAGATTTTGTGTCCGAAATTCCGGCGCTACAGCAATTATTGAAGGCATCGGGGACCACGGATGTGAGTATATGACGGGAGGGTTGGTCATCGTACTCGGAGAAACAGGAAAGAATTTTGCTGCAGGAATGAGCGGGGGCGTGGCTTATATTTACAACCCGGACGGTTCATTTGAAAAGAACCTCAATACTGAGATGGTTTCTTTGGATCCCATGCTGGAGGAGGATTTCCGTTTGTTGGAAAAAATGATCGGCAATCATGCAAAATATACGGGAAGCAAACAGGCACAAAGGATGCTCAACGGCTGGGAAGCATACTGTAGATGTTTTGTCAAAGTGATGCCGGAGGAGTATAGAAAAGCACTCGAAAACAACAAAACGAAGGAGATTATCGGAGTGAAGGGGTAG
- a CDS encoding peroxiredoxin: MATIRLGDEAPNFTAQSTEGEINFHQWLGDSWGVLFSHPADYTPVCTTELGTVAKYKEAFNKRNVKVVALSVDGLESHNNWIKDINETQHTTVNFPIIADEDQKVSTLYDMIHPNANDKLTVRSVFVIGADKKVKLTITYPASTGRNFDELLRVIDSLQLTAYHKVATPANWQNGEDCVISPSVTNEEIPALFPKGHVEVKPYLRITPQPNLD, from the coding sequence ATGGCTACCATCAGATTAGGAGATGAAGCTCCGAATTTTACTGCCCAATCGACTGAAGGAGAGATCAATTTCCATCAATGGCTGGGAGACAGCTGGGGGGTGTTGTTTTCCCATCCGGCAGATTACACTCCCGTTTGCACCACTGAGCTGGGAACGGTTGCGAAATATAAAGAAGCCTTCAATAAGCGAAATGTCAAGGTGGTGGCATTGAGTGTGGATGGCCTGGAATCTCACAATAACTGGATCAAAGACATCAACGAGACCCAGCACACAACGGTCAATTTTCCTATTATTGCCGATGAGGATCAAAAAGTATCCACTTTATATGATATGATCCATCCGAATGCCAATGATAAATTGACGGTACGATCCGTATTTGTCATCGGGGCAGACAAAAAGGTGAAATTGACTATTACTTACCCGGCCTCTACAGGGAGAAACTTCGATGAACTCCTAAGGGTCATTGATTCATTGCAGTTAACGGCCTATCATAAGGTAGCCACCCCTGCTAACTGGCAAAACGGAGAGGATTGCGTTATTTCCCCTTCAGTTACAAACGAAGAAATACCGGCGCTCTTTCCCAAAGGGCATGTTGAGGTAAAACCATACCTAAGAATCACTCCACAGCCCAACCTGGATTAA
- a CDS encoding 50S ribosome-binding GTPase has product MEVLKIATAGSVDDGKSTLIGRLLYDTHSLTDDKLQAIEQSSRLRGFDYLDFSLATDGLVAEREQGITIDVAHIYFSTKTRSYIIADTPGHVEYTRNMVTGASTSQVSIILIDARNGVIEQTYRHFFINNLLRIKDVVVAINKMDLVDFSEDKFNEIKEEIEELAGRSTYRGQKITFIPICALHGDNVVSKSKKSPWYHGKTLLEHLEKIDVQDVYEQAPMRFPVQTVIRPKTAGYHDFRGYAGKLYGGEISVGDEIIVLPSQTTSKIKGIHFFDEKFSTAERGSSITVTLEDDLNVSRGDMIVKSSEVAKMGKDIEATICWMDKKPLQEAEKYILQHGVKDVLVRVEEIETVINTDFSGEQPFPGRLILNEIGNVRLKLSKPLFYDSYEEHKSTGAFILIDPQTKNTAGVGFIH; this is encoded by the coding sequence ATGGAGGTATTAAAAATAGCCACGGCAGGCAGTGTTGACGATGGCAAAAGTACCCTTATCGGCAGATTGCTTTATGATACCCATTCACTGACTGACGATAAATTGCAGGCCATTGAGCAAAGCAGCAGGTTGAGAGGGTTTGATTACCTCGACTTCTCCCTGGCGACTGATGGCCTCGTGGCAGAAAGAGAGCAGGGGATCACCATTGACGTGGCACATATTTATTTTTCCACCAAAACCAGGAGTTATATCATTGCCGACACTCCCGGCCACGTCGAATATACCCGCAATATGGTGACCGGGGCTTCCACTTCCCAGGTTTCCATCATTTTAATCGATGCCCGAAACGGGGTGATTGAACAAACTTACCGTCATTTTTTTATCAATAACTTGTTGAGAATAAAAGATGTCGTGGTGGCGATCAATAAAATGGACCTGGTCGATTTTTCGGAAGACAAATTCAATGAAATAAAAGAAGAAATAGAGGAACTCGCTGGAAGAAGCACCTATCGCGGTCAGAAAATAACCTTCATCCCGATCTGTGCACTACATGGAGATAATGTGGTTAGTAAGTCGAAAAAATCACCCTGGTATCATGGCAAGACCTTATTGGAACACCTTGAAAAGATAGATGTACAGGATGTTTATGAACAGGCACCCATGCGATTTCCCGTGCAAACGGTGATCAGGCCCAAAACAGCCGGTTACCACGATTTCAGAGGTTATGCAGGAAAATTGTACGGTGGAGAAATTTCGGTGGGGGATGAGATTATCGTATTGCCTTCTCAAACCACCTCTAAAATTAAGGGGATCCATTTTTTTGATGAAAAATTCAGCACCGCAGAAAGGGGAAGTTCCATCACCGTGACCCTGGAGGATGACCTTAATGTGAGCCGTGGAGATATGATTGTAAAATCGTCAGAAGTTGCTAAAATGGGTAAAGATATAGAAGCGACCATTTGCTGGATGGATAAAAAGCCATTGCAGGAGGCGGAAAAATATATCTTACAACACGGAGTAAAAGACGTACTTGTCAGGGTAGAGGAAATTGAAACGGTAATCAATACTGATTTTTCAGGAGAACAACCTTTTCCCGGGCGCCTGATACTCAATGAGATCGGGAACGTCCGGTTGAAATTGAGCAAACCCTTGTTTTACGATTCCTATGAAGAGCATAAATCCACTGGGGCCTTCATTTTGATTGATCCACAAACAAAAAATACTGCAGGAGTAGGATTTATTCATTAA
- the cysD gene encoding sulfate adenylyltransferase subunit CysD, with product MTQSILKVNPLENEAIHILREVVAQFEKPVLLFSGGKDSITLVRLAQKAFYPAKIPFPLMHIDTGHNFPETIAFRDKLVKELGLELIVRYVQDTIDAGKVKEESGRYASRNMLQTETLLDAIEEFGFDACIGGARRDEEKARAKERIFSVRDDFGQWDEKNQRPEVFDMLNGRIDLGQNVRVFPISNWTELDVWTYIEKEKIEIPSIYFAHLRPTFIRDGLIWSANDAVVHRDEHESVEERVVRFRTVGDMSCTAAVISEASDISTVVKEIRVSSLSERGARIDDKRSEAAMEKRKQQGYF from the coding sequence ATGACTCAATCGATACTAAAAGTAAATCCGCTGGAAAACGAAGCCATCCATATTTTAAGGGAAGTCGTGGCCCAGTTTGAAAAACCCGTGTTGCTTTTTTCAGGGGGCAAAGATTCCATTACCCTGGTACGCCTGGCACAAAAGGCCTTTTACCCTGCCAAAATACCTTTCCCGCTGATGCATATTGATACAGGACATAATTTTCCGGAAACGATCGCTTTTCGGGATAAGCTGGTGAAGGAACTTGGCCTGGAACTGATCGTTCGATATGTACAGGATACCATTGATGCCGGAAAAGTGAAAGAAGAATCGGGGCGTTACGCCAGCCGTAATATGCTGCAAACGGAAACCTTACTGGATGCAATTGAAGAATTTGGCTTTGATGCCTGCATTGGGGGAGCCCGCCGGGATGAAGAGAAAGCCCGGGCAAAAGAACGTATTTTTTCGGTCAGAGATGATTTCGGACAATGGGACGAAAAAAATCAGCGCCCGGAAGTCTTTGATATGCTGAACGGCCGGATTGACCTGGGGCAGAATGTTAGGGTTTTTCCTATTTCAAACTGGACAGAACTCGATGTCTGGACTTATATTGAAAAAGAAAAAATTGAGATTCCTTCTATTTATTTTGCCCATCTAAGACCTACTTTCATCAGGGATGGCCTGATCTGGTCAGCCAATGATGCTGTCGTTCACCGTGATGAGCATGAAAGTGTGGAGGAACGAGTGGTCCGGTTCAGAACGGTAGGAGATATGAGCTGTACCGCCGCCGTAATTTCCGAGGCCAGTGACATTTCAACGGTGGTCAAAGAGATCAGGGTGTCTTCGCTGTCAGAGCGGGGGGCAAGGATCGATGATAAAAGATCGGAAGCCGCCATGGAAAAACGAAAACAGCAGGGATATTTTTGA
- a CDS encoding phosphoadenosine phosphosulfate reductase family protein: MKAKTQWPDLEAINKKLRDKSPREIVDWALSVAEHPLVTTNFRPYEAAILHVCAECKKDIKVIWCDSGYNTPNTYRHAEALKELLALNVFLYVPGQTVAHRDVVLGIPDIDDPRHSIFTEQVKLEPFNRAMKEHLPDVWFTNLRKGQTAFRDKIDIASVSRDGVLKISPFYHWSDSELDAYLVANGLPNEFKYYDPTKVLANRECGLHS; this comes from the coding sequence ATGAAAGCAAAAACTCAATGGCCTGATCTGGAAGCCATTAATAAGAAGTTAAGAGATAAATCACCACGGGAAATCGTGGATTGGGCACTGTCTGTGGCGGAACACCCTCTTGTAACGACCAATTTCAGACCCTATGAAGCGGCCATCCTGCATGTTTGCGCAGAGTGTAAAAAAGATATTAAAGTCATTTGGTGCGATTCGGGATACAACACTCCCAATACCTATCGACATGCTGAAGCGCTTAAAGAGCTGCTTGCACTGAATGTGTTCCTGTATGTCCCCGGACAAACGGTCGCCCATAGGGATGTCGTGCTTGGCATTCCGGATATCGATGATCCAAGGCACTCAATATTTACGGAACAGGTAAAACTGGAACCCTTTAACCGTGCGATGAAGGAACACCTTCCGGATGTTTGGTTTACCAATCTCAGGAAAGGTCAAACGGCATTTCGGGATAAGATTGACATCGCCTCGGTTAGCCGTGACGGCGTATTGAAAATTAGTCCTTTTTACCATTGGTCAGATAGTGAATTGGATGCATACCTTGTCGCAAACGGCCTGCCGAATGAATTCAAATATTATGATCCGACAAAAGTATTAGCGAACAGAGAATGTGGCTTACATTCTTAA
- a CDS encoding DUF2061 domain-containing protein — MIFNQAVKNDRDFLLDKHSERPVRSVVKSISWRMLGTMDTVIISWLITGTLSIAFSIGAVELCSKMVLYFFHERMWNNIKWGKT, encoded by the coding sequence ATGATTTTTAACCAGGCCGTGAAAAACGACAGGGATTTTCTTTTAGATAAGCATTCAGAAAGACCGGTACGGAGTGTTGTCAAGTCCATTAGCTGGAGGATGTTGGGCACCATGGATACCGTGATCATTTCGTGGCTGATCACCGGGACGCTGAGCATTGCCTTTTCGATAGGCGCCGTAGAACTGTGCTCAAAAATGGTATTGTACTTTTTTCACGAAAGAATGTGGAATAATATAAAATGGGGAAAAACATGA
- a CDS encoding Rrf2 family transcriptional regulator, with product MLSKRTKYGLKALAFIARRYGGDPVAVSEIAKCENIPPKFLESILLTLRKSGILSSRKGKGGGYYLLKPPGEIPMADVIRILEGPIAMLPCVSLNYYEKCKDCPDEDECRVNKLMIKVRDNTLKVFRDNTLADLT from the coding sequence ATGCTTTCAAAAAGAACAAAATACGGGTTAAAAGCACTTGCTTTTATTGCCCGCCGTTATGGCGGAGACCCTGTTGCCGTTTCAGAAATTGCTAAATGTGAAAATATCCCTCCAAAGTTCCTGGAAAGCATATTGCTGACTTTGAGAAAATCAGGTATTTTAAGCTCCAGGAAAGGTAAAGGCGGAGGGTATTATCTGCTAAAACCTCCCGGGGAAATTCCTATGGCAGATGTCATCCGCATCCTTGAAGGTCCCATCGCTATGTTGCCCTGTGTAAGCCTGAATTATTATGAAAAATGTAAAGATTGCCCGGATGAGGATGAATGCAGGGTAAACAAACTAATGATCAAAGTCAGGGACAATACCCTCAAAGTTTTTCGTGATAATACGCTGGCTGACCTTACTTAA